A stretch of Plasmodium malariae genome assembly, contig: PmUG01_00_20, whole genome shotgun sequence DNA encodes these proteins:
- the PmUG01_00039900 gene encoding fam-l protein, producing MGKKQKTIIFINFFGFILLSWICHFYIDVKMFNISLDKYCEIKKILKIRNYRLLGKYTHNMDLNFICTKEEIPNIGLNIRNDICNNEESVKTQMKQSNGSSPGNTRGHKKHMKNKTCTFETKKYSHMEKKIFKELDYQDFLKNNRTISDKLYKKVIIKKYRLRFALPLVLFLLFSLGLILDFTCNCGLRRGLYKLLRFSLGKDLMKNFHFYLETAVGSFFKYSVPKSRGSGTTDFYITPFFDFLIYCVLFFIFGITLISGIIYYHKKVKKFEKIKFKKR from the exons atgggaaaaaaacagaagacaatcatatttattaatttttttgggTTCATCCTTTTATCTTGGATATGTCATTTTTACATTGATGtt aaaatgTTCAATATATCATTGGATAAGTACTGCGAGATTAAgaaaatactaaaaataaggaattaTAGATTACTAGGAAAGTATACACATAATATggatttaaattttatatgtacaaaagaagaaatacCAAATATTGGATTAAATATTAGAAAcgatatatgtaataatgaagaaaGTGTGAAAACACAAATGAAGCAGTCAAATGGAAGTTCACCAGGAAATACAAGAGGtcataaaaaacatatgaaaaataaaacttgtacgtttgaaacaaaaaaatattctcatATGGAGAAAAAGATATTCAAGGAACTTGATTATCaggattttcttaaaaacaacAGAACAATTAGTGATAAGTTGtacaaaaaagtaataattaaaaaatacagattACGGTTTGCTTTGCCTTTAgtattgtttttattgttcTCATTAGGACTAATATTAGATTTTACTTGTAATTGTGGCCTTAGGAGGGGGTTATATAAGTTATTGAGATTTTCATTAGGTAAGGATCTAATGAAGAATTTTCACTTTTATTTGGAAACCGCTGTAGGCTCGTTTTTCAAGTATTCAGTACCAAAAAGTAGGGGAAGTGGTACTActgatttttatataacaccgttttttgattttctaatatattgcGTACTCTTCTTTATATTTGGTATAACTCTTATATCaggaattatttattaccataaaaaagttaaaaaatttgaaaaaattaaatttaagaaaaggtaa